A genome region from Pangasianodon hypophthalmus isolate fPanHyp1 chromosome 11, fPanHyp1.pri, whole genome shotgun sequence includes the following:
- the atxn1l gene encoding ataxin-1-like, whose protein sequence is MKPAHERNQECLPPKKRDLPVNNASTVPSNSSSSSSSSSNTGGGGGGGGGDEATTSSSQSSGASGEAQGGSGGGEWVRTQPNLHYGVEGPESIAPGLPVDQYSMLYKVAVPSVTYSPTSLHPVLGHISPAYTVPSPLLQHTGIHYPSLGYAPIPQFVSPPYAAAVPYAVPPGFVPSPLIPAQSHLVPYPSVIQEGVVSSPPQQQVSAHAYAKVAATGGVPLVLASEQAAASSSSSSSSSQQPLGAIGMIPTAERVPIFYHASASDRAVPPQSGSMEQDREVNGGDRENGRESLQDMVYMARNLAARPQQGTAIELHVDRKICRQEGRASPGQRSTPDTDLEVQQVVGRLASPGRGVSRREGAYGSSQSSREVHGESRTAYTSHPASQLDPRAPPHPQQTAQPGHTVILPNGQPVLMPLDYHPHPHPQTNNDAAAETPQHKISDASGVAERVVAVELPAVPTVPAVPPPSHFTKGAIIQLATGELKRVEDLQTQDFVRSAEASTGLKIDSSMVVDVRASSQRPGLVALRFAVGERQSKVSIDVPPEHPFFVFGQGWSSCSPERTAQLYGLTCHHLQVGDVCVSITLQQHSAPHQKPPSISQQPQQPTHSRTSTKANSTSGASSSQPMGPPAPQNPRPQGQLRMERVHRERADKDEPLKLSASGHGDVPSRPDRTSAEHTRSQSSYYLHTEAHGPSQRRWSTPGFQRYPVKREEGGLAAPPGSSRPSFIPQEVKLSIEGRSNAGK, encoded by the exons ATGAAGCCAGCTCACGAGCGCAATCAGGAGTGCCTCCCTCCAAAGAAGCGGGACCTTCCGGTTAACAATGCTTCCACCGTTCCTAGcaacagcagcagtagcagcagcagcagcagtaatactggaggaggaggaggaggtggaggaggagacGAAGCGACGACGTCGTCGTCACAGAGCTCCGGAGCGAGTGGAGAAGCTCAGGGTGGAAGCGGAGGCGGCGAATGGGTCCGCACTCAACCTAACCTGCATTACGGAGTGGAGGGGCCGGAGAGCATCGCCCCGGGATTACCTGTGGATCAGTACAGCATGCTGTATAAAGTAGCCGTTCCTTCGGTCACCTACTCGCCCACCAGCCTCCACCCCGTGCTGGGCCACATCTCTCCAGCCTACACGGTTCCCTCGCCGCTCCTCCAGCACACCGGCATCCATTACCCTTCCCTCGGCTACGCTCCCATCCCGCAGTTCGTCAGCCCTCCGTACGCCGCCGCCGTTCCCTACGCAGTCCCTCCGGGATTCGTCCCCAGCCCCTTGATACCGGCGCAGTCTCACCTGGTGCCCTATCCATCCGTCATCCAGGAAGGCGTGGTCTCGTCCCCGCCTCAGCAGCAAGTTTCGGCTCACGCCTACGCCAAGGTGGCGGCTACAGGCGGCGTCCCGTTGGTGCTGGCGTCCGAGCAGGCGGCGGcctcttcttcatcctcttcctcctcttcgcAGCAGCCTCTAGGCGCCATCGGGATGATTCCCACAGCAGAGCGCGTCCCCATCTTCTACCACGCGTCGGCCAGCGACCGAGCCGTGCCGCCTCAGAGTGGCTCGATGGAGCAGGACCGAGAGGTGAACGGAGGAGATCGGGAAAACGGCAGAGAGAGCCTGCAAGACATGGTGTACATGGCGAGAAATCTAGCGGCGCGGCCGCAGCAAGGCACAGCCATAGAGCTGCACGTGGACCGGAAGATCTGCAGGCAGGAAGGAAGAGCGTCGCCCGGCCAGCGCAGCACCCCGGACACGGACCTGGAG GTCCAGCAAGTGGTGGGGCGTCTGGCGTCGCCGGGCCGCGGCGTGAGTCGCAGGGAGGGAGCGTACGGCTCGTCTCAGAGTAGCAGAGAGGTTCATGGGGAGAGCAGGACGGCGTACACGTCACACCCCGCCAGCCAGCTGGACCCCCGAGCCCCGCCTCATCCGCAGCAGACAGCACAGCCTGGTCATACGGTGATCCTGCCGAACGGGCAGCCGGTTCTCATGCCCCTGGACtaccatcctcatcctcatcctcagaCTAATAACGACGCTGCAGCTGAAACACCACAACACAAAATCTCAGACGCGTCAGGCGTGGCTGAGCGGGTGGTAGCGGTGGAGCTGCCCGCCGTCCCGACTGTCCCCGCCGTGCCTCCGCCGTCGCACTTCACCAAGGGCGCCATCATCCAGTTAGCAACAGGTGAGCTCAAGCGCGTGGAGGATCTGCAGACGCAGGATTTCGTACGCAGCGCCGAAGCGAGCACGGGGCTAAAGATCGACTCGAGCATGGTGGTGGACGTACGCGCTAGCTCACAGAGGCCCGGCCTGGTCGCGCTACGCTTCGCCGTCGGCGAGCGCCAGAGCAAAGTGAGCATTGACGTTCCTCCTGAGCATCCGTTCTTCGTCTTCGGTCAGGGCTGGTCATCCTGCAGCCCGGAACGCACCGCCCAGCTCTACGGCCTCACCTGCCACCACCTCCAAGTGGGCGACGTCTGCGTATCCATCACCCTTCAGCAGCATTCGGCGCCCCACCAAAAGCCGCCGTCGATTTCCCAGCAGCCGCAGCAACCGACACACAGCAGGACTTCCACCAAAGCCAACTCAACATCAGGAGCCTCCTCCAGCCAGCCTATGGGACCTCCGGCGCCCCAGAACCCGCGGCCTCAGGGTCAGCTCAGGATGGAGCGCGTTCACCGAGAGCGGGCCGACAAGGACGAGCCCTTAAAGCTGAGCGCATCGGGACACGGAGACGTGCCCTCCAGACCCGACAGGACTTCGGCAGAGCACACGCGCAGCCAGAGCAGTTATTATTTGCACACCGAGGCCCATGGGCCCTCACAGAGGCGTTGGTCCACCCCTGGTTTCCAAAGATACCCCGTCAAGAGGGAGGAGGGAGGCCTAGCCGCGCCGCCGGGCTCCTCTCGGCCCTCGTTCATCCCTCAGGAGGTCAAACTATCCATCGAGGGGCGCTCCAACGCCGGGAAGTAG